From a region of the Acidobacteriota bacterium genome:
- a CDS encoding YceI family protein codes for MARSLSLSRIPAALALAAAATLVPASAAAESLKIDSDHSTVAFKVSHLVFSKVLGRFDRFEGTLTLDPADLTKSAATVTIDAASIDTNEPDRDKHLKSDAFFDVEKFPKVTFQSTAVRKTAGDKYEMDGNLTMRGVTKPVTLKVDVIGVGADRGGLRAGFEASTRVNRKDYGVSWNNVVEGGGVVVGDDVDIMLTIEAFRPGAKK; via the coding sequence ATGGCTCGATCTCTCTCGCTCTCACGCATTCCGGCCGCCCTCGCGCTGGCCGCGGCCGCGACGCTCGTTCCTGCTTCGGCCGCCGCCGAATCGCTCAAGATCGATTCCGACCACTCGACGGTCGCGTTCAAGGTCTCTCACCTCGTCTTCAGCAAGGTGCTGGGGCGCTTCGACCGGTTCGAGGGAACGCTCACCCTCGACCCCGCCGACCTGACGAAGTCCGCCGCCACGGTCACGATCGACGCGGCGAGCATCGACACGAACGAGCCGGACCGCGACAAGCACCTCAAGAGCGACGCCTTCTTCGACGTCGAGAAGTTCCCGAAGGTGACGTTCCAGTCCACCGCGGTCCGGAAGACGGCCGGCGACAAGTACGAGATGGATGGAAATCTGACGATGCGCGGCGTCACGAAGCCGGTCACGCTCAAGGTGGACGTCATCGGCGTCGGGGCCGACCGGGGCGGGCTGCGCGCCGGGTTCGAGGCCTCCACGCGCGTCAACCGCAAGGATTACGGCGTGTCGTGGAACAACGTCGTCGAGGGGGGCGGTGTCGTCGTGGGAGACGACGTGGACATCATGCTGACGATCGAGGCCTTCCGGCCGGGGGCGAAGAAGTAG
- a CDS encoding glycosyltransferase family 39 protein, with translation MSRRVVGVFAVAALAFHLIFNRGYGYFRDELYYLACAQHLDWGYVDHPPLIAVIARVARALLGDSLAAIRFFPAVVAALKVVLTGLIAREMAGRAWAVALACAACLAAPVYLAGDNILSMNGVETLFWMGCAWIVARVANGGSPRLFLAFGALAGLGLENKHSMAFFASALGVGLILTPMRRHLAGKWIWLGALIAVALALPNVVWEARHGWATFELLSNVAHSTKNVVLSPLEFVLQQGLLMNPAAAPLWIGGLVWLLASRPGRPYRALAIAWIVTLGIFIALKGKNYYLAPAYPMLFAAGGVGAEGLFAERARWMKPALIALMLAVAAIVAPTIVPILPPDRAIAYMKAIHFEPPRTETSHTADLPQILADQFGWDEMAAQVAGVYRSLPPEDQAKAAIYGQNYGQAAAIDFFGPRLGLPPAISGHQSYFLWGPRGATGEVMIVLDDDADDERRQFASVEDRGPIRISPYAIPWEGRLHILVCRGLKGSLDELWPKLKRWL, from the coding sequence ATGAGCCGGCGCGTCGTCGGCGTCTTCGCGGTCGCCGCGCTCGCGTTCCACCTGATCTTCAACCGCGGCTACGGATATTTTCGCGACGAGCTCTACTACCTCGCCTGCGCGCAGCACCTCGACTGGGGGTACGTCGATCACCCTCCCCTGATCGCCGTCATCGCGCGCGTGGCGCGCGCCCTGCTCGGCGACTCGCTCGCGGCGATCCGCTTCTTCCCCGCGGTCGTCGCGGCGCTGAAGGTCGTCCTCACCGGGCTCATCGCGCGTGAGATGGCCGGCCGCGCGTGGGCTGTCGCCCTCGCGTGCGCGGCCTGCCTCGCCGCCCCCGTCTACCTCGCGGGCGACAACATCCTGTCGATGAACGGCGTCGAGACCCTCTTCTGGATGGGGTGCGCGTGGATCGTCGCGCGCGTGGCGAACGGAGGCTCACCGCGCCTCTTCCTCGCCTTCGGCGCCCTCGCCGGCCTCGGCCTCGAGAACAAGCACTCGATGGCCTTCTTCGCCTCGGCGCTGGGGGTGGGGCTGATCCTCACGCCGATGCGCCGCCACCTCGCCGGGAAATGGATCTGGCTCGGGGCCCTCATCGCCGTCGCCCTCGCGCTCCCCAACGTGGTCTGGGAGGCGCGCCACGGCTGGGCTACTTTCGAGCTCCTCAGCAACGTCGCGCACAGCACGAAGAACGTCGTCCTGAGCCCGCTCGAGTTCGTCCTCCAGCAGGGGCTCCTCATGAACCCCGCGGCGGCGCCGCTCTGGATCGGCGGGCTCGTCTGGCTCCTGGCGTCGCGCCCCGGACGCCCGTACCGCGCGCTCGCCATCGCCTGGATCGTGACGCTCGGCATCTTCATCGCGCTCAAGGGGAAGAATTACTACCTCGCGCCGGCCTACCCGATGCTCTTCGCGGCGGGGGGCGTCGGCGCGGAGGGGCTCTTCGCGGAGCGCGCCCGGTGGATGAAGCCCGCGCTGATCGCGCTCATGCTCGCCGTCGCTGCGATCGTGGCGCCGACCATCGTCCCGATCCTTCCGCCGGATCGGGCCATCGCCTACATGAAAGCCATTCACTTCGAGCCGCCGCGCACCGAGACGTCGCACACCGCCGATCTCCCGCAGATCCTCGCCGACCAGTTCGGCTGGGACGAGATGGCCGCGCAGGTGGCCGGCGTGTACCGGAGCCTCCCCCCGGAGGACCAGGCGAAGGCGGCGATCTACGGCCAGAACTACGGGCAGGCGGCGGCGATCGACTTCTTCGGCCCCCGCCTCGGCCTCCCCCCCGCCATCAGCGGCCACCAGAGCTACTTCCTGTGGGGGCCGCGCGGCGCCACGGGAGAGGTCATGATCGTTCTCGACGACGACGCCGACGACGAGCGCCGGCAGTTCGCGTCGGTCGAGGACCGCGGCCCGATACGAATCAGCCCGTACGCCATCCCGTGGGAGGGTCGCCTCCATATCCTCGTCTGCCGCGGGCTCAAGGGGTCGCTCGACGAGCTCTGGCCGAAGCTGAAACGCTGGCTGTGA